One window from the genome of Salvia splendens isolate huo1 chromosome 9, SspV2, whole genome shotgun sequence encodes:
- the LOC121748032 gene encoding probable serine/threonine-protein kinase DDB_G0291350, which yields MGCSFSGLNALYEAVNGGGDVWINENRFRIVRQLGEGGFAFVFLVKELISDPSNPAAGISAKIKDSSHISGDGTYAMKKVLIQNSDQLEMVRDEIHVSSQFNHPNLLPLLDHAIIAVKASQDHSWKHEAYLLFPVHLDGTLLDNTTAMKAKKEFFSTSDVLKILHQLCAGLKHMHSFDPPYAHNDVKPGNVLVTRRKGQPPVAILMDFGSARPARKQIRSRSEALQLQEWASEHCSAPFRAPELWDCPSHADIDERTDIWSLGCTLFAIMYGESPFEYALGESGGSLQLAIVNAQVKWPAGPNPPYPDALHQFVKWMLQPQATVRPRIDDIIIHVEKLVAKFSD from the exons atggggtGCTCGTTCTCCGGTTTGAATGCTCTCTACGAGGCCGTCAATGGCGGTGGTGATGTTTGGATCAACGAGAACCGTTTCAGGATTGTACGCCAGCTCGGAGAGGGCGGCTTTGCCTTCGTCTTCCTCGTTAAGGAGCTCATCTCCGATCCTTCCAATCCCGCCGCTGGCATTTCCGCCAAAATCAAGGATTCTTCGCATATCTCCG GTGATGGAACATATGCAATGAAGAAAGTGCTGATTCAAAACAGCGATCAGCTAGAGATGGTGAGGGATGAAATACATGTTTCATCTCAGTTTAACCATCCTAATTTGCTTCCTCTTCTGGATCATGCAATCATTGCAGTCAAG GCTTCACAAGATCATTCCTGGAAGCATGAAGCTTACTTGTTGTTTCCTGTTCATTTGGACGGAACTTTATTGGACAACACCACGGCTATGAAAGCTAAGAAGGAGTTCTTTTCCACCTCGGATGTGCTTAAGATACTTCATCAG CTTTGTGCAGGACTTAAGCATATGCACAGTTTTGACCCTCCCTATGCACATAATGATGTCAAACCTGGCAATGTCCTTGTGACACGCAGGAAAGGCCAGCCACCTGTAGCCATATTGATGGATTTTGGTAGTGCCCGTCCTGCAAGAAAGCAAATCCGTAGTCGTTCAGAAGCATTACAACTTCAG GAGTGGGCTTCTGAACACTGTTCTGCTCCATTCCGAGCTCCTGAATTGTGGGATTGCCCAAGTCATGCAGACATAGATGAGAGGACTGATATCTGGTCGTTAGGCTGCACGTTGTTTGCCATAAT GTATGGTGAGTCTCCTTTTGAATATGCACTCGGAGAATCAGGTGGGAGCTTACAGCTTGCTATCGTAAACGCCCAAGTAAAGTGGCCAGCCGGTCCCAATCCACCTTACCCAGATGCACTTCACCAGTTTGTAAAATGGATGCTGCAGCCCCAAGCCACGGTCCGGCCTCGGATTGATGATATCATAATTCATGTGGAAAAGTTGGTCGCTAAGTTCTCTGATTGA
- the LOC121748148 gene encoding MADS-box protein GGM13-like, producing MGRRKLKLEFIEKQKSRLLTLKNRKEGLKKKLHQLTTLCDVPACMIIRDPTTNSTSIWPEDSAQVRRLIDSYKADPGAVKTYRVSDFFNERQRSAEGELAKLQKKNLETELSTWDDRLHLMDESQLREFGAAVRSKALAMRSRIDFLKREAIIKKEKESNEMLYLGEFEEIVDQDGIFSIADGMDGISGDDQLPVPEFYCPPPLETFMDHNYLNQGYCSSMDVNQNVDWFGG from the coding sequence ATGGGGCGAAGAAAGTTGAAACTGGAGTTTATTGAGAAGCAGAAATCACGGCTCCTAACTCTGAAGAATAGAAAGGAGGGGTTGAAGAAGAAACTCCACCAACTCACAACTCTCTGCGACGTCCCCGCCTGCATGATCATCCGCGACCCCACCACCAACTCCACCTCCATCTGGCCGGAGGATTCCGCCCAAGTCCGCCGCCTAATCGACTCCTACAAGGCCGATCCCGGCGCCGTTAAAACGTACAGGGTGTCCGATTTCTTCAACGAGCGGCAGAGGAGTGCCGAGGGTGAACTCGCGAAGCTGCAGAAGAAGAATTTGGAGACCGAATTAAGCACCTGGGACGATCGCCTCCACCTCATGGACGAGTCCCAGTTGCGGGAATTTGGCGCGGCGGTGCGCTCCAAGGCCCTGGCCATGCGATCAAGAATCGACTTCTTGAAACGGGAGGCGATTAtcaagaaggagaaggagagcAATGAGATGCTTTATTTGGGCGAATTTGAAGAAATTGTTGATCAAGATGGAATCTTTTCGATTGCTGATGGTATGGATGGGATAAGCGGCGATGATCAACTTCCGGTGCCGGAATTCTACTGCCCGCCGCCTCTGGAGACGTTTATGGATCACAATTATCTCAATCAAGGCTACTGCTCTTCAATGGATGTGAATCAGAATGTGGATTGGTTTGGTgggtga
- the LOC121749758 gene encoding protein SAR DEFICIENT 1-like → MAAKRFFGGDEDQPNQKRIKTRPSFASVIKEVVMVNFFENFCSSLEPMLRRVVSEEVENGLKQRCMGPIQRSPSLKMIRHGHGHDPALRLAFVKRLNLPIFTGTKIVDKEGGPLQIVLTDHNKVPTCLAYPIKVEILVVDGDFHAGKDVWSSDEFSSSIVKERAGKRPLLAGDQLCITMRDGVCSVGDVEFTDNSSWIRGRKFRLAARVVSQHGQAQPQIIQEAVTEPFVVKDHRGELYKKHHPPALDDEVWRLEKIGKSGAFHQKLSSNGINTVQDFLKLYIVDSPKLKKILGNGMSEKMWNVTLKHAKNCVMGTKVYRCHGNNYTLIFNPICQLIQAEFNGNVYHQSDFKTMQMAYIESLVKDAYAKWNSLEELDGIPLLNQGEMVEQCGNEQQLVSYFSDSSLMQSGVVDGDYSDNQWGLMNNNTINSCTSKAGVRFFSESSSEGDIP, encoded by the exons ATGGCAGCTAAACGGTTTTTCGGCGGCGATGAGGATCAACCTAACCAGAAACGGATAAAAACTAGGCCGTCTTTTGCTTC TGTCATAAAAGAAGTCGTTATGGTGAATTTCTTTGAGAATTTCTGCTCATCTTTGGAGCCAATGCTTCGTAGAGTG GTGAGTGAAGAAGTGGAAAATGGGCTGAAGCAGCGTTGCATGGGCCCAATCCAGCGCTCTCCCTCTCTCAAAATGATCCGCCACGGCCACGGCCACGACCCCGCCCTTCGCCTCGCCTTCGTCAAGAGGCTCAACCTCCCCATCTTCACCGGCACCAAGATCGTCGACAAGGAAGGCGGTCCCCTCCAGATTGTGCTCACCGATCACAACAAG GTCCCCACTTGTCTCGCGTACCCGATCAAGGTGGAGATCTTGGTCGTGGATGGGGACTTCCACGCTGGAAAAGACGTGTGGAGCAGCGACGAGTTTTCATCGAGCATCGTGAAGGAGAGGGCCGGGAAGAGGCCGCTGCTGGCCGGGGATCAGCTGTGCATCACGATGAGGGATGGGGTTTGCTCCGTCGGAGATGTGGAATTCACCGACAATTCAAGCTGGATTCGGGGCAGGAAGTTCAGGCTCGCGGCGAGGGTGGTATCGCAGCACGGCCAAGCTCAGCCGCAAATCATACAAGAGGCTGTCACCGAACCCTTCGTCGTTAAGGACCACCGTGGGGAAT TGTACAAGAAGCACCACCCTCCTGCCCTAGACGACGAAGTGTGGCGCCTTGAGAAGATCGGAAAATCGGGAGCTTTCCATCAGAAACTCTCGTCTAATGGAATCAACACCGTTCAAGATTTTCTCAAGCTATACATTGTTGATTCTCCCAAACTTAAAAAG ATACTTGGAAATGGGATGTCGGAGAAAATGTGGAATGTGACTCTTAAGCATGCTAAGAATTGTGTGATGGGCACCAAAGTGTATAGATGTCATGGCAACAACTATACTCTCATTTTCAATCCTATTTGTCAACTCATCCAGGCTGAGTTCAATGGCAACGTCTACCACCAGTCTGACTTCAAGACTATGCAAATG GCTTATATTGAAAGCTTAGTGAAAGATGCATATGCAAAATGGAATTCCTTAGAGGAATTGGATGGTATCCCACTTTTAAACCAAG GTGAAATGGTGGAGCAGTGTGGGAATGAGCAGCAATTAGTATCATATTTTAGTGACAGTAGTTTAATGCAGAGTGGTGTTGTTGATGGAGATTACTCGGATAATCAATGGGGATTAATGAATAATAACACCATTAATTCTTGTACATCCAAAGCTGGGGTTAGGTTTTTCTCAGAGTCATCTTCTGAAGGAGATATTCCATAA